A single Flavobacterium sp. 1 DNA region contains:
- a CDS encoding SDR family NAD(P)-dependent oxidoreductase, whose product MKKTIFITGASRGFGKIWTEAFLKRGDNVVATVRNTESLKDLASEYQENLLVLQLDVTDKKASFEAVSKAKSHFGAIDVLINNAGYGHFGAIEELEEQEIRTQFETNVLGLIWLTQAVIPIMREQKSGHIIQLSSVLGVIALPTLGIYSASKFAVEGLTESLAAEVAGFGIKVTLVEPNGYETDFSASSAVQSKPLPQYDAVRAALFGGVKEEDNGVPEATSEAVLKLVDAENPPLRLLLGKAGVQWAKYAYAERLKTWEEWQDVSEAAHGK is encoded by the coding sequence ATGAAAAAAACAATTTTTATAACAGGTGCATCCCGGGGATTCGGAAAAATTTGGACTGAAGCTTTTCTTAAACGTGGCGATAATGTTGTAGCAACAGTAAGAAATACAGAATCATTAAAGGATTTGGCTTCAGAATATCAGGAAAATTTATTGGTTTTACAATTAGATGTAACCGATAAAAAAGCATCCTTTGAAGCCGTTTCAAAAGCAAAGAGCCATTTTGGAGCAATTGATGTATTGATTAATAATGCAGGATACGGACATTTTGGTGCTATTGAAGAATTGGAAGAACAGGAAATCCGTACACAGTTTGAGACCAATGTACTTGGGCTGATTTGGCTTACGCAGGCAGTTATTCCTATTATGCGCGAACAAAAATCGGGTCATATTATCCAGCTTTCAAGTGTTTTGGGCGTTATTGCATTGCCTACTTTAGGGATTTACAGTGCTTCTAAATTTGCTGTTGAAGGTCTAACCGAATCTCTGGCTGCAGAAGTTGCAGGATTCGGAATCAAAGTCACTCTTGTAGAACCAAATGGTTATGAAACCGATTTCAGCGCATCTTCTGCTGTACAAAGTAAACCTTTGCCACAGTATGATGCCGTAAGAGCAGCACTTTTTGGAGGGGTCAAAGAAGAAGATAATGGCGTGCCTGAAGCGACTTCAGAAGCCGTTTTAAAACTTGTAGATGCAGAAAATCCTCCGTTAAGATTACTGTTAGGCAAGGCTGGTGTGCAATGGGCTAAATATGCTTATGCCGAACGTTTGAAAACCTGGGAAGAATGGCAGGACGTTTCTGAAGCGGCACATGGAAAATAA
- a CDS encoding AraC family transcriptional regulator: MNHFDNISSYNQAIGLKAPEHPLFYIARGNMECCTVGKESEFTADFYIIIFKKVESGSMQYGKTKYDHNQGKMSFIKPRQITGCKNIRLEEDCFVILIHEDFLSGTAMHNEIKKYAYFEYEVNEALHLSPSEEETIWNLEYAMEKEYHNNVDDYSKTIILSHLDTMLKYAQRFYKRQFIDRADLKGATFTKFNDLLLEYFENKTNNDFGLPTVSYMAEKLNVSSRYLTDLLKQETGKTALELIHLYLISEAKNLLKEGKMNITEISVSLGFENPTYFSRLFKKEVGITPNIFREESLN, from the coding sequence ATGAATCATTTCGATAATATAAGTAGTTACAACCAGGCTATCGGACTTAAAGCTCCCGAACATCCATTGTTTTATATTGCTCGGGGCAATATGGAATGTTGTACTGTTGGCAAGGAATCTGAATTTACGGCTGATTTTTATATCATTATTTTCAAAAAAGTCGAATCGGGAAGCATGCAATACGGAAAAACAAAATATGATCATAACCAGGGGAAAATGTCATTCATTAAACCGAGACAGATTACCGGATGTAAAAATATTCGTTTAGAGGAAGACTGTTTCGTAATTCTTATTCACGAAGATTTTTTATCAGGAACAGCGATGCATAATGAAATCAAGAAATATGCCTATTTTGAATATGAAGTAAATGAAGCGTTGCACCTTTCGCCCAGTGAAGAAGAGACAATTTGGAATCTGGAGTATGCGATGGAAAAAGAATATCACAATAACGTTGATGATTACAGCAAGACAATCATTCTTAGTCATCTTGATACGATGCTTAAATATGCGCAGCGCTTTTACAAACGGCAATTTATTGACCGTGCAGATTTAAAAGGAGCCACGTTTACAAAGTTTAATGATTTGCTTTTAGAGTATTTTGAAAATAAAACGAATAATGATTTTGGCTTGCCAACTGTTAGCTATATGGCTGAAAAGCTCAATGTATCTTCACGTTATCTAACCGATTTGCTTAAGCAGGAAACTGGGAAAACAGCTTTGGAACTTATTCATCTCTATTTGATTTCAGAAGCAAAAAATTTATTGAAAGAGGGAAAAATGAATATTACCGAAATTTCTGTTTCTCTGGGATTTGAAAATCCTACTTATTTTTCAAGATTATTTAAAAAAGAAGTTGGAATCACGCCCAATATATTCAGAGAGGAAAGTTTGAATTAA